The Ignavibacteriales bacterium genome has a segment encoding these proteins:
- a CDS encoding DUF4395 domain-containing protein produces the protein MKNVIKFGEDVEGYNIAVLNEREIRAAAGILFFFTFLSLMFILFKEDFLLIKYVITVFLTDFIIRVFVNPRFSPTLIIGRLIVRNQVPEYVGAQQKKFSWAIGVVLSAIMFVMFVIVNAFSPITGIVCLICLIFLFFESAFGICLGCKFYSMFYKEKAQYCPGEVCDVKSKQEIQKTSWVQMLVVLGLIAFIFLTAIIFNDNFSIKPHALFGNSNTTQTK, from the coding sequence ATGAAGAACGTAATAAAATTCGGGGAAGATGTTGAAGGATATAATATTGCTGTTCTAAATGAACGTGAAATAAGAGCGGCAGCAGGAATTCTATTCTTCTTTACATTTCTCTCTTTAATGTTCATTCTGTTTAAGGAAGACTTTCTACTAATAAAGTATGTTATAACTGTCTTCCTCACGGATTTTATTATACGTGTATTTGTTAATCCCAGATTTTCTCCCACATTAATAATCGGGCGTTTGATTGTTAGGAATCAAGTGCCGGAATATGTCGGTGCCCAGCAAAAAAAGTTTTCATGGGCAATCGGCGTTGTGTTGTCGGCTATAATGTTCGTTATGTTTGTGATTGTAAACGCATTCAGCCCAATTACCGGTATTGTATGCCTTATCTGCTTGATATTCTTATTCTTTGAATCTGCATTTGGTATTTGTTTAGGGTGTAAATTTTATTCAATGTTCTATAAAGAAAAAGCTCAATATTGTCCGGGTGAAGTCTGTGATGTAAAATCAAAACAAGAAATTCAAAAAACTTCATGGGTTCAAATGCTTGTTGTCTTAGGACTTATTGCTTTCATTTTCCTCACTGCCATTATATTTAATGATAATTTTAGCATAAAACCTCATGCCTTATTCGGAAACAGTAATACTACTCAAACAAAATAA
- a CDS encoding porin family protein has product MQKIFFAVLMITAVGVSTTPAQLIKNYGIKAGSTSTTQSWNWPAQSGVIANSEPQQGLDVGFFVEWFDLPALSAITEIHYTQKGSKENTNIMITDLQHPDGTGRFLSYSTRISYLTIPVLLKVRMNLGLFAPYLFAGPRFDYKLSSSSTSISYDPNKLDIGGTFGIGLDLAPILPSRFALEFRYSPTFQDCYSNNSLKVRNSSMEFLVALNF; this is encoded by the coding sequence ATGCAGAAAATATTCTTTGCCGTTCTGATGATTACAGCAGTAGGCGTTTCAACAACACCCGCTCAATTAATAAAAAATTACGGTATAAAAGCCGGCTCTACATCCACGACTCAATCATGGAATTGGCCTGCTCAGTCGGGTGTAATTGCAAATTCAGAGCCGCAGCAGGGACTGGATGTTGGTTTCTTCGTTGAGTGGTTTGATCTTCCGGCGCTGAGTGCAATAACGGAGATTCACTATACTCAAAAAGGCTCAAAAGAAAATACTAATATAATGATCACCGACTTACAGCATCCCGATGGGACCGGTAGATTCCTCTCTTATTCAACACGAATTAGTTATTTAACAATACCGGTACTATTAAAAGTAAGAATGAATCTTGGATTGTTTGCCCCGTATCTATTTGCCGGACCAAGATTCGATTATAAACTTTCCAGCAGCAGCACTTCAATTTCTTATGACCCCAACAAACTAGATATCGGCGGGACATTTGGGATCGGGTTGGATTTAGCACCAATTTTACCAAGCCGGTTTGCATTGGAATTCCGGTACAGCCCAACATTCCAGGATTGTTATTCCAATAATTCATTGAAAGTCAGGAACAGTTCAATGGAATTTCTGGTTGCATTAAATTTTTGA